A window from Triticum aestivum cultivar Chinese Spring chromosome 6D, IWGSC CS RefSeq v2.1, whole genome shotgun sequence encodes these proteins:
- the LOC123142259 gene encoding disease resistance protein RGA5 has product MEVALVSAVTGALKPVLEKMTALLGDEYKRFKGVRKEIKSLTHELTAMDAFLLNMSGEEDPGVQDKVWMNEVRELSYDMEDSIDDFIQHVGDNDIKPDGFIEKIKSSLGKMKARRRIGSDIQGLKKQIIEVGERNERYKTPHAFSGPINAIVDTRALVIFEHASKLTGIDEPKAEIIKLLTEHDRCSSTQQVKIVSIVGPGGMGKTTLANQVYQDLKVKFECRAFLSVSQNPDMMNIMRTIRSQVSDQRFADTEEGSLQQLIINITDFLQDKRYFVVVDDIWDADAWKVIRRAFPESSSSSRIIITTRINDVAESCRSSFDGHVYHIRPLDMVHSRKLFHRRLFDSQEDCPSYLTEVSNQILKKCAGLPLAIIAISSLLANTERLEDLWNQVKESVGRALERNPSIDGMMKILSLSYFDLPPHLKTCLLYLSIFPEDSVIKKKVLIRRWIVERFIHAEGRYTSYEYGEWCFNELLNRNLILPGETDKYGRVKSCRVHDTILDFIISKSIEENFVTLVGVPNLNLGTLNKVRRLSLHASEKENLIRPTCPMLSHVRSLDLFEKPEKIPSLDEFKHLRVLDYGGCFYLENHHLRNIGRLFQLRYLNLIWTNISELPEEIGHLRCLEMLDIRGTEVYCLPSSIVNLKKLSKLLVKEEARFPNGIENMQALEMLKHVSLFRQPSNFAQELGQLKNLMKLVLDFVDYSDEFHEAIASCLHNLGSQSLRSLTILWGDNFLQQGPLCPMPLTLQKLVTTYTTIPRVPNWMGSLVNLQHLRLEVTEAGQEDLCILGALPALLILDLVIRARKTSKYTDWLRVSCEVGFQCLKKFYYRTQPEPAALVFMAGSMPRLEILEINYGPDGTESLDFGIENLPRLTTATWIIHGKKDVVEAEKAALERAGSRHPNYPTLVFRC; this is encoded by the exons ATGGAGGTGGCTCTGGTGAGTGCAGTAACAGGGGCCTTGAAACCCGTCTTAGAGAAGATGACTGCTCTTTTGGGCGATGAGTACAAGCGTTTCAAGGGTGTGCGTAAGGAGATCAAGTCCCTCACACATGAACTCACTGCCATGGATGCTTTTCTCCTGAATATGTCGGGGGAGGAGGATCCTGGGGTGCAGGATAAGGTGTGGATGAATGAAGTGCGGGAGCTCTCCTATGACATGGAGGATTCCATCGACGACTTCATACAACACGTCGGCGACAATGATATAAAGCCAGATGGCTTTATAGAGAAGATCAAGAGCTCACTAGGGAAGATGAAGGCTCGTCGTCGGATCGGAAGCGACATCCAAGGTTTGAAGAAACAAATTATTGAGGTGGGCGAGAGGAATGAAAGGTACAAGACTCCACATGCCTTCTCCGGGCCCATCAATGCAATTGTTGACACGAGAGCTCTTGTTATCTTTGAACATGCATCAAAACTCACTGGAATTGATGAACCGAAGGCTGAGATAATCAAACTATTGACCGAACATGACCGATGTTCATCAACACAACAAGTGAAGATAGTCTCCATTGTTGGACCTGGAGGTATGGGAAAGACAACTCTTGCAAACCAAGTGTATCAAGATCTTAAAGTGAAATTCGAGTGTCGGGCCTTCCTATCAGTGTCACAAAATCCAGACATGATGAATATTATGAGAACTATTCGTAGTCAAGTTAGTGATCAACGTTTTGCTGACACCGAAGAAGGAAGCTTGCAACAACTGATTATCAACATCACAGATTTTCTGCAAGACAAAAG GTACTTCGTTGTTGTTGATGATATATGGGATGCAGATGCTTGGAAAGTTATCCGGCGTGCATTCCCTGAGAGCAGTTCTAGCAGTAGAATAATCATCACTACTCGTATAAATGATGTCGCTGAATCATGCCGTTCGTCATTTGATGGACATGTTTATCATATAAGGCCTCTTGATATGGTGCACTCAAGGAAATTATTTCATAGAAGACTATTCGACTCCCAAGAAGATTGCCCCTCGTATCTTACAGAAGTTTCTAACCAGATCTTGAAAAAATGTGCTGGGTTACCATTGGCAATCATTGCCATATCTAGTTTGTTGGCTAACACTGAAAGATTGGAAGATCTATGGAATCAGGTTAAAGAATCAGTTGGTCGAGCACTTGAAAGAAATCCTAGCATCGATGGAATGATGAAGATATTATCACTTAGTTACTTTGATCTGCCACCTCATCTAAAAACTTGTCTCTTATATCTGAGTATATTTCCTGAGGATTCAGTTATTAAGAAGAAAGTACTGATAAGGAGGTGGATTGTTGAAAGATTCATTCATGCAGAAGGCAGATACACATCATATGAATATGGCGAATGGTGTTTTAATGAGCTCCTCAATAGGAATTTGATCCTACCAGGGGAGACAGACAAATATGGTAGGGTGAAGAGTTGTCGAGTTCATGATACAATTCTTGATTTCATCATATCCAAATCCATCGAAGAGAACTTTGTTACTTTGGTTGGTGTTCCAAATTTAAATCTTGGGACACTAAACAAAGTTCGTCGACTTTCACTACATGCTAGTGAGAAGGAAAATTTGATAAGGCCGACATGTCCAATGTTGTCTCATGTTCGATCACTTGATCTATTTGAGAAACCAGAGAAAATCCCTTCTTTGGATGAGTTCAAGCATTTGCGTGTTTTGGACTATGGAGGTTGCTTCTATTTGGAAAACCATCATCTTAGAAATATAGGGAGATTGTTTCAATTGAGGTACCTGAACCTCATATGGACAAACATAAGTGAGCTCCCAGAAGAAATCGGGCATCTCCGGTGCTTAGAGATGTTGGACATAAGAGGCACAGAAGTATATTGCTTGCCATCATCTATTGTTAATCTCAAAAAGCTGTCCAAACTACTCGTCAAAGAGGAGGCCCGATTTCCTAATGGGATTGAGAATATGCAGGCGCTGGAGATGCTGAAACATGTCAGCCTCTTCAGGCAGCCATCCAACTTCGCTCAAGAACTTGGCCAGCtaaagaatctgatgaagctggtCCTTGACTTTGTGGATTATTCTGATGAATTCCATGAAGCTATTGCCTCTTGTCTTCATAACCTAGGCAGCCAAAGCCTTCGTTCTCTAACTATTTTATGGGGGGACAACTTCTTACAGCAAGGACCTTTGTGCCCTATGCCGCTTACCCTCCAAAAACTTGTCACCACTTATACAACTATCCCTCGGGTTCCGAATTGGATGGGATCCCTCGTCAACCTTCAGCACTTGCGCCTTGAAGTGACGGAGGCCGGACAAGAAGATCTGTGCATCCTTGGAGCCTTACCCGCTCTGCTCATTCTGGACCTAGTCATAAGAGCAAGAAAAACATCAAAGTATACAGATTGGCTCAGAGTCAGTTGTGAAGTTGGGTTTCAATGCTTGAAGAAGTTTTATTATAGAACACAACCTGAACCGGCAGCTCTGGTGTTTATGGCAGGATCAATGCCTAGGCTGGAGATACTCGAGATTAATTACGGCCCTGATGGCACCGAGTCTCTTGATTTTGGAATCGAGAACCTTCCCCGCCTCACTACCGCGACATGGATAATACACGGCAAGAAGGATGTTGTTGAGGCTGAAAAGGCTGCTCTCGAGAGAGCAGGAAGTAGACATCCCAACTATCCTACTCTTGTCTTCCGATGTTGA